In the Agrococcus sp. Marseille-Q4369 genome, one interval contains:
- a CDS encoding LysR substrate-binding domain-containing protein has protein sequence MLEVRRLRLLRELRLRGTIAAVATALAYAPSAVSQQLSALEREVGVPLTRKQGRRLALTPQGELLAQHAEGILTGLEAAERAVAASLGRPVGTVRIAVFQSAALGLVPHMLRILAEEAPEVRVEMVQREPETALYDTFVGDFDLVVAEQYPGHAAPQHAGLDRQLLTTDALRLAVPPDSAIERLADAAGHAWVMEPVGAASRHFGEQQCRVAGFEPDVRFATADLQAQMRLIETGHAVGVMNDLTWVGTRVGFRIVELPGAPRREVFTAARTASDGNPAIAAVRSALTAAVPAGLE, from the coding sequence ATGCTCGAAGTCCGCCGCTTGCGGCTCCTGCGGGAGCTGCGCCTGCGCGGCACGATCGCCGCGGTCGCGACCGCGCTCGCCTACGCGCCGAGCGCCGTCTCGCAGCAGCTCTCCGCGCTCGAGCGCGAGGTCGGCGTGCCGCTCACGCGCAAGCAGGGCAGGCGGCTCGCGCTCACCCCACAGGGCGAGCTCCTCGCCCAGCACGCCGAAGGCATCCTCACCGGCCTCGAGGCCGCGGAGCGCGCCGTCGCCGCGTCGCTCGGCCGCCCCGTCGGCACGGTGCGCATCGCCGTGTTCCAGTCGGCGGCGCTCGGGCTCGTGCCGCACATGCTGCGGATCCTCGCCGAGGAGGCGCCGGAGGTGCGCGTCGAGATGGTGCAGCGCGAGCCCGAGACGGCGCTCTACGACACCTTCGTGGGCGACTTCGACCTCGTCGTCGCCGAGCAGTACCCGGGGCACGCCGCGCCCCAGCACGCGGGCCTCGACCGGCAGCTGCTGACGACCGATGCCCTGCGGCTCGCGGTGCCGCCCGACTCCGCCATCGAGCGGCTCGCCGATGCCGCCGGGCACGCGTGGGTCATGGAGCCCGTCGGCGCTGCCTCCCGGCACTTCGGCGAGCAGCAGTGCCGGGTCGCGGGCTTCGAGCCCGACGTGCGGTTCGCGACCGCCGACCTGCAGGCGCAGATGCGGCTCATCGAGACCGGGCACGCGGTCGGCGTCATGAACGACCTCACGTGGGTCGGCACCCGGGTCGGCTTCCGCATCGTCGAGCTGCCGGGCGCGCCGCGCCGCGAGGTGTTCACGGCAGCGCGCACCGCCTCGGACGGCAACCCTGCCATCGCCGCCGTGCGGTCGGCGCTCACCGCCGCGGTGCCGGCCGGCCTGGAGTGA